Genomic DNA from Nymphalis io chromosome 5, ilAglIoxx1.1, whole genome shotgun sequence:
AGAGTAATgttgtgaatattatttttagatggAGTTGATCGTAGAGGTTTTATTGGCGAGGCTACTTGTAGGGACGCATTTATATCTTTAAGTGCAGCTTTTATAGTTTCTGCCAATCTTAATTgtgattgaaaatttaataactgCATGCATTCTTTATACGGTTGTGTACTTGTTACACATTCTATAGAACATTTGGCGTAAAGTTCTCtaacctaaaatatatatatataaaaaaagtataatggaCGATCTGCATAGTAAAACTAAACATTAATTTTGATAACActactaaaatatacatacacttTTTCCGAGTGTATTCTTTGGTAGATCCTTCACGAACGTGGAAAGCAATCGTATGCACAAGTAAAAACTATGTACATAGTCATGAAGCTTATTCATTTCTTTAGACAAAATTTCTCTGAAAAAATTATCATCTTCAAAGAGACCGATTTTCGTTTCACAATCCTGTACTTCCAAGAAGGGCCGGAAGGATAGTAATTGTCTTATATTTTCTAGATCATCTTTTGTGAGATTATTAATTGCCTCATAAAGTTTGTCCGGAACACAACATAGTGATTTAATATTATCTCCATAGTAATGATCCATCATAcaatactaaaaaaacaaaatggatTAATTGTTAACATATATAGTATCATAGTTTTAGGCATGCTTAGAAATCTCTGTTAGatttaatactaaaaacatACCTTTATACTTTGAATGAGGCCTGTAACAGAGAAATCATAAAAGAGAAATACATCTGTCATTAATTCAAAAGCTTTGCCACTTAAGTGGAATGGACTCGTgtgagataaaaaaatgttttctaaaaCCTGCAAATTATGGACACAAAGCaaaagaaatgtataaaaaatattaaaataaaataagtaatgattaaaaaaaacataacatgggaggtttaaatgtatataaatacaagcaGCATGGCTTGTTGCCTGCATTGATGTTtgcctatttaatataaaatctatatatatagatttatatatatatatatatatatatatatatatatatatatagatttatatatatatatatatatatatatatatatatataaatctatatatatatatatataatcatttatactATGTCCTTttggtttatttacttttttacatctGCCTTAGAAAGTAACCGTTCCAGCTAGACATATAagttaaactttaaaatgtgtaaaaataaatttttaaaatgtcttaTCTAATTTCTGACTTCCtacatatgtacattttttttaatttttctagaaTAATATTCATgtgtcataattataatttcattctattactaaattaattgaaaataaccGTTTTATAGTAAGGAAATTTAATATGGAAAAAACCTTGTATCcactcaaatttaaataaaatatgtatatatattaaacatttctaaATAACTACATATATTGAAAAGCAACCAATGATTTTAAGTTGTGGGTTTTGTTTATCAAAAATTAAGGAAATTATATCAtagtaatttaacaaataaacattcacaagttttattacaataaatatatcacTTCCGACATGGAAATTTGAAAAGTTATCacctaaatttattaatgtcgAAAGTCTTTCCCAATCTGATCATATTAATCGTATAGTCCTCACTATACTTGACTGAATATTTAAGGgattttttaaaactttcatGTAATATTAGGCACAGTATTAGTTTTAGTGTGACTTAATAATTTGAAGCCCCATATTTATGGTTATACACTTCTTCATTATACAATAAACAATtggatactttatttttatgctaTTATTTGCTACAAAACTtgcaaaatagaatataaagttaacaaaccaaatttatatttattcgtatttagtaaaaatatacataagacataaaacaatataaacttttattcaaactagtttttttattcaacagCAAAAATTGATATTTGATAGTACTATATCAATCAAATCGATTgtcaaaattattatgttatgttcCGTTTGTCAAAAAGTGAAAATCCAAATGAACAGAGTatacttttatgaaattttatattatgagtgTAATAATATTGATCAAaactgattatatatataagacttgAATGGAAAAATTAAACTTGTTTAAACATTTCCTAAATAGAAATGCTTCCTTCTCCTACAACACATCTcataatttatgaattttaaaactaatatttgaaTACTTACTTGATTCATATAAACATGTGATGGATGAGAATGGAACACTTTGATTAGCAACTTCGATGAGACATGGTAAGGAAATGATTTATGTAGAGCTGAAACCGATGTCGCTACtccaaatattaatactattggCAATGATCGCACATAGGAActgaaaacaaaaatgttttaatttggaacatattttaataaatattttgtgttttcaaaaatactattttgttttgaaaattatagaatttattaaacttttgtaGGCTATATATGTAAGCTTACTGAAATTTAAtgtttgcatttatatatattatgtatataaatacaaaaaaaactgtgataaaatatataaaagaaaataaaaaaataatttgacctTTACTATCTacagtattattaaaacttactaTAATTGAAACTTGTACTCTAAGCAGCTTACATGTTTTAATTGAGAATGATgctaattttaacatattttaaccaTGAAATGCTTCAATATGTTTatgaaattactattttaattttcctttttaattttatttatttattttatttgatttcataaTTTAGTAATGAACCTCTAGCATAAAAGAGTTTCGATATATAAGGTATTATGTGTTAAAATGATTCAACAcacaatactttaaatatttaatggatgAAAGTATGGATCTAAtagatattcaaatattataactcCTCCTTACCTAATAATCATTACAAAATCTTGCAATATACTACAATTGAAGCTCTCAAAATCTGGCATTATTATAACTAAAGCCTTTCTTGCTACAGGCTTATATTTCTTTGGCGATTGTTTTGCATATTTTGCTTGATACCAATTAAGTAAAGTTTTTATAGTACattgatttttctttaatttaactttatgacTTGGGTCATTTTCAAAACTTTCATCAGCAGAGTTATCCTGAAAGtagcatttatattaaatataacagctTAAGTCcctatactaattattatttattattaaaaaaaaaacaatagcaaaATGGATCTAATTTGGTCAAATCGATGAAAATAGAGTTTTAAGAGATTTCACTTAAAAACTTATATCCCTTAATTTGGcttaaaaatgtacaatttggttaaagtttataattttcatgTCACTATTAATTCCTGTCACAATGTGAATcctattttaacaaaaaaatgttggccaatctcaagagtgattagccaactgcgaagGAAATATCATAGTGCTCTAGTGTATGCACAAACATATGTgccctctctattccctaactctcataatccaattggacggcaatccgacacaactggaaagagttcaggcacaggaccaatggctttacataCTTTCCACGGCATGAGAGTATACAATTTCCAAGCTCTGGGCTTTGGgctgctattgaaaattttttgacagaaaaactaagTAAAAGtcttccgggtctgcggccttacatctagccattgGTCAGTTGGATGATATTGTATAATACTCTATGGGatctttttattgaaatatacataGGTAAGAggacagccgagatggccctgtggtaagaacgcgtgaatcttaaccgatgatcgtgggttcaaacccgggcaagcaccactgaattttcatgtgcttaatttgtgattataattcatctcgtgctttacggtgaaggaaaacatcgtgaggaaacctgcatgtgtctaatttcactgaaattctgccatatgtgaattctaccaacccgcattggagcagcgtggtggaataaactccaaaccttctcctcaaaaataggagaggaggcctttagcccagcagtgggacattcacaggctgttacggcaagAGGACACCCATCTATAGATATTGgtactgtgagaaatattaagtaatccttacatcaccaatacacCACTAATTCtaggaactatgatgttatgtcccttgtgctatTTTAGTTACAATAGCTCACCTACAACTACCACTAACTAGTATTGCTGTTgtagcagtagaatatgtgaagaGTGGGTTACATCCAAGttttcacttaaaatataataaatgaaagcaACTCATtcctacatattattattaacttaccaGGACATCCTGTCCATGTATTAACTGCCAAACAGCACTTTCCACCAAATGTTTAACAGTTTGAGCATCTTGAGAATTTATCAAAGCAACATGTGGAGTTACATTTTccctgaaatataattttaattttatttaatagcaaaTATTTCATCTCCAAAACAACTATGTAAACTAatgattatgtttatttataactattatttgtttataaacaaatgctcaaataacttatttttttgtgtCATTATATCTGACATATAGAAgagatgtttaaaaaaaaatgcagtcAAATATAATGAATCAGTAAATCTTAGAAATAATTCAAGCTGAATGAGACAACAGCAATAATTCTACATATGTTTGCACAGAGTTGcacttattgtaatatataaagaataaaaagatTAGACTTACCTAATTCTATATATAAGGGCTAGAAACTGATTGACATAGTCTGGCTGATTGACCCCAGTCAATAGTGTGGCACTAGGTATGATTCCCTCTAATGTACTGTACTCGTGCTGTTGATTCACTAACTTGACATAACTTACAATATCATTCAATAGAATGCTATATGTTTGCTCATGAAGTTCCTAAGTAAATATACAATTTGATGTTAATAAGGTATTACCTACAGCGAAAGTATAAAATTTGAGCCTACCTTTAATTGATTTTCAACCAAATTCCAgttatatttgaatgttttataCCAGGAGTCTTCGGACAAACTTTCAAATATATTGCGTTTCGGTTTCTTTTtcgaatgttttgtttttttaaatccatttgaaaataaaaatacacccTGTAAATGAGACTTACTTATAAGTAAACTATaacttataagtaaataaatctaTCCATAAAACTTTCATATTACCTTAGAAACTGAGGTAGTTGATTCCATTGTATACAAAATcttgaaataattttgtttttctttaatattggCATAAGACAAATAGCATTTATAGAATGACAGTAAGCAGTTTTGATCTTAGATAGAAGAAGATCTTCATTCAAATTCTTAAatactttgtttaaatataacagctacaacatattttaaaattagtccATATTTAAGAAGTACCTATAGGAAATAGTTATAGATTCAATTTTAAACGTGATCTGAACTGATATCTGACAAGTGACATAATGACATTGACATTaatcttttgtttaattatttcctCTTTATAGGGCAAAGACATGAGACCAATAACCCTTTTCCGCACTtttcaaatcaatcaaaaatGAAATACTCACAATTCacaaaatagattattttaattaatgaattaacaacagcataaatattacaaaaaatatgataCCCCTTCTTATTgtctctactggtgacaggagggctgggtcatttttcgcccagagaatcggaattgccaTTCAAAAAGGAAATGCTGCTGGCATTCTTGCTACCATTCCgtgcggtcacgatttgtacagtaactttttttaattttatttgtatttatttaaggctttaatataagttattattacaataatatataatatacacatatacagtaacagcctgtaaatgtcccactgctgggctaaggcctcctctcccttttttgaggagaaggtttggagcttatatattttttatatatatatatatatatttttatattaaaaaaatacacatataacatatattaactaaatataatattataaaaaattgacgGCAATGactattttaacttatatttttcggACCAAGGCCTGATATTGTACATGGCCACCTCCACCTCCACCTAGGCACTGACAAATTGACAATGGCATTACTTACAAAAATCATAACATCAAAAGCTCAAACGGCAAATATGTAATTGTAAGTAAACTTATACTAataagaataaagaaaaaaaaactaaacagtgATTGTTTACTTTTTGCTGAAAACGGTTTGAATTTGTCATAGGGCGTGACCCCATATGTACGGTGCGGAGCTGCCATGTATGGTGCACCGCAATGTTTTGCTGTTGCTTAGTTTGCAACTTTGcacgtgttaataaaaatggctgacaatttacatgttgattttattatttcactagTGGAAGGCACGTCTAGTTCTCTTATTAtactcttatataattataaaaaaatatactaaaacattGGTATAACTTCAAACTCATATAAAAAACATCAACAACATGAGCATCTCCGCAACCAACCCGTATAAAAACAACCCTTATAAACCCCAAATTCTAGATGCGAATTTCTAATGCGTTCCCCTCCCACGCCAttgatctttaaatattttgttaaccttttacataaaaacttagttttCTCCTCATAGCTGTCTGCGGCACCTGCTATGATACAAATAGCAAGATGTCTCACAACTAATTCAAGGTAAAAGCAACTTGAAAATTGTTATGGTTGTGGTAAACCAATCAAACATACAAAGAGATACAGAATTTCGGAATCTAGATCTCTCACCTTGGTTGATCATcaagtatttgtttttgtagttcatgtttatgattttattcgacttaataatatagtaaggTAAAACAACCTAGGCTTAATGTCAAAAATATGGTATTACAAGTAGCgtagttaataatttttattccagCCATTAAAATTGAAGACATTGATTCAGTGCCAAATCTTTTGTTGCCCGTGGTATATGCGTAACGTTGATCTACATAAAGATTTCAAAATAGAATCAATAGCCAGACTATTTAAAAACCTCAATAAGATATTTCGATAAAGCGTCGCAACACGCAAACCCGCTCATCTCTAAGGCGACCATGTATAGCCCCTTAGAGCTACCTAAATCGACTCGTAGGCGACCTAAGCACGTCCTACTCGATCCCGTCGATGTACTCACCGCTGCCAACATGCACTTGTTAGGGAACACAAATAACACACACCGATCCCGCCGGCGGTCCCGTCCGTGGACGTCCCGTCAACGCTTATGCGTATGACGGCGTTTATAATGCACACGTCcctccctcccgatttcaacggcgtcctaagccaAGGTCCGGCCTCACCCTTAGGAAGTCCGTCTTTATTGAGCcctcgtgtggctccc
This window encodes:
- the LOC126768291 gene encoding origin recognition complex subunit 3 — encoded protein: MESTTSVSKGVFLFSNGFKKTKHSKKKPKRNIFESLSEDSWYKTFKYNWNLVENQLKELHEQTYSILLNDIVSYVKLVNQQHEYSTLEGIIPSATLLTGVNQPDYVNQFLALIYRIRENVTPHVALINSQDAQTVKHLVESAVWQLIHGQDVLDNSADESFENDPSHKVKLKKNQCTIKTLLNWYQAKYAKQSPKKYKPVARKALVIIMPDFESFNCSILQDFVMIISSYVRSLPIVLIFGVATSVSALHKSFPYHVSSKLLIKVFHSHPSHVYMNQVLENIFLSHTSPFHLSGKAFELMTDVFLFYDFSVTGLIQSIKYCMMDHYYGDNIKSLCCVPDKLYEAINNLTKDDLENIRQLLSFRPFLEVQDCETKIGLFEDDNFFREILSKEMNKLHDYVHSFYLCIRLLSTFVKDLPKNTLGKSVRELYAKCSIECVTSTQPYKECMQLLNFQSQLRLAETIKAALKDINASLQVASPIKPLRSTPSKNNIHNITLKDDLGQEFAKTIKIHLLTFLRQIENASNETSVFTNTDMDAENDLDNVNVPGNRYKLKEKLLRATRVEKIQSEYEMIRTRFVSYLEEVFTKGLQPPHTQTFHEILFFSDVANVKKQIVGSPRGALHTALSNPMHYLQCTCCHLPSVDSISYTLPDVSIAYKLHRECGKHINLYDWLQAFAAVLRPDEDDEDRYKDVNIQVRFTRAVSELQFLGFIKSSKRKTDHVMRLTW